The genomic segment ACTTAACacattaaaacaacacaaatttattatctcacagtttttaATAGGTCAGTAGTCCAAGAATGCTATAGCTGGGTACTCTGCTCAGGGGTCTCATAATGCTGCAATCAAGGTGACTGTTAGGGTTGCAGTCTCATTTGAGGCCCGACTGGGGAAAGATCCACTTGCAGGCTcactcaggttgttggcagaatttagTTCCTTGGTAGGACTCAGGTTTTGTTTCTTGCTGATTGGCTGCAAGGTGCCGTCAGCACCAACAGGCTGCCCACAGTTCCTGGCCATGTTGGGTTTCTCAACATGGCCAGCTGGACTCCTGAAAGCCAACAAGGGAGCGAGGCTCCAGCAAGACATGCAGTCTAATCTTATGTAATACAAACATAATCATGTACATATAATCATACACCCCATCAACTTTACTGTATCCTACTGGTTAGAAGGAAGTCATGCCCTTCCCACACTCAGCAGGTAGGGAATCACACAAAAGCATTAACACCAGGAGCTGGAGGTTATGGACAATGTTATGAATCTGACAGTGGTATAACTGAGTGGGACAATCTCCAGAGCTGTCTTACGTCTAACATACCTTATGCTTTCTGTGTATCTGATTTCTCTAAACCTTAGTCCTTGGGAGGTACTTCATGTGGAGATCAGATCAGGGGGGCAGAACAAAATCTTGGCCCCCAGTCTCTAGCTCAGCTataggggagggggaagggataTAAGGCGCTTCACCTCAGAGCTACTGCAACTGTGTCTGAGTTGATGTTTATTTGTGATCAACTGAATCTGGTAGCCTCCACTGAACTGTTTGTCTGTATTTGCCAACTTACCTGAAATAGACAGCAatgctttcttcatttattcatgtgtACATACTGTCCTCCTAACTATATTAGAGGTACTTTATATCAGGAACCATACATATGTCCTCCAAGTAGGATCAAAGCAAAGGCAGGGAGAGATACTTTGGAAGAAATAACTAATATAGGTTCTTTAGTGGAACAAAAAGAGACATCTATAGGTCAGTGTGAAAATCTGCCCTTAGTTGTACAAACAGAACATGTGTATTTGAAAGTGATGACTTTATAAATGCTCAGACTACCCTGGAATGATGTGCCTGGTTCCTACTAGAGCTGGTGGGCATGCATCAGGAGGCAGAGAGTTAGAGAAGGCCAGTGGACATGGTTGAGTTCTTGCATACACTAGCAGTGTTATTCTGGATTTACCATTGAAgtctctgtgagcctcagtgaCCTTAGTCCTAGCTTGTagaaataatacttttaaaatggatagctcagtgcctgacatatagtaaACTTGTAGGAAACAGATATTATGGTGATCCTTTACGACCCTGACCAGAAAAGGCACATGTTCATTCTCAAGGTGCAGTTTGTCCCATGACAAGAGGATTGAAGAGATGCACACTTAACACATGGCAGCGTGTTCCTTCTTTTGGAGCTCATGGGGGTTTAGTGTGGTGGTTCCTTGAGTGTGGAGGAAATGAGAATCCTTATTGCTTATTTCTCATCCCTGGAGCTAGGCCGTTTAGAAAATGTGACAAGGCCTCTGTAGGCAGCAGAAGGCTTGGGGTGGATTCTGACTGTCCTCGGGCAGGGAGAGAGCACCCCAGCTCCATCTTTCATGTTTAATACCCCAGGGTGTGACAGAAAGCACATGGTACTTAGCTGGGTATCCTTGCCAAGCAATAGCCTCTCCAAAGCCATTTTCACTTCTGTAAAAATGGAGTCATTTTGAGGATCAAAAGGAAGAATGTAGGAACATTTTGTAAACTCTACATATTGAAAGAAACCCAGATTCTCCTTACCAAGAATTTATCTCTGAGGTTAAATAAATTCTCATTTTCTCCCAACAGTGTCCTAACtggacaaatgaaaatattaaatacattttagaaaagttttaatttgaacaatttatgattaaaaatacagtttataaataatttttccataGACTTGATTGAGGATTGCTGTGAACTTTACAAAGACATACTGCAACAACAGatttaagaaattataaaaaatatagctATAGCCctcctatttaaaaatacattatacatCACAGCGTTTTCTTTGTGCAAAGTTAGAGAATGCTGCATTGGGCCTGTCACATATTCACTCAAAGAGAAGTAAACTTTAGTATGGTTCCTTTGCATAACAGAATAGGAACAGCTGAAACAATGAATCCTTTCCCTGTAGAGTTAATATAACTTAGttcaatattttacttttattttataggATTGATGGCTGAACCTAGCTTATACAgataaaatgtatgtgtgtgtataagtaCCAAATAAGTATTTGATTTGAAATTAAGTAAACCCCAAAGTATTTACAGTATTTTCAGAGAATGTGTTCTACAGATCAGTCTGAGTACATCTTCCCTGTTATGCAACTCTATCTGTCAATTAATGGACATCCTCTGTTGAGACTTCCAGTTTTCGCTGTGGGACAAAGAGAGATCCTGTGGAGGTTTGATTAGCACCATCGAAGTCCATGTAGGATGAGCCCATTGGCTTCATTGGTCCACTTGGGGTACGGAAGAAACTTTCGGCCACTAATTGTGACCCTTTGGGTGTCACAGGAACAGGCTGATTAGAAAgacaggaatagaaaacagaagtCAAATCCACACAGTAAGTATGCCCTGGCAGCCCTAGAAGACGAGATGGAAGGATGTGTCACATGATGGGAGCCTACCATACTTTGAATTTGAATAGATAAAAGCCTGGGTAAGTTTTACATTCTTAATTAGTTTGGTTAAGGTGAGGCAGAAAGCTCATAACCCAATAATATGGACTCCCTGGGCACTCTTCCTGGGTTTGGAAGGAAGGCAGGCCTTCAACCTCCCCACTCTCTAATCCTTcccctctccaaagaagaaaagcaaaagccAGTCTCCCATGATGCGGACATTTGGGACTTAATTACTCgaggcacaaataaatgaaatggaaatactcTCACCTGTTGTGTTCCTGTCATAGCAACTGATTGTCCACTCAGTTGGTTCTGGCCTGGGACTGGTGAGTCATGCCTGGTGGCCCTTCCTTGCTGAGTGCCTGCATTTTCTGGTAGGACACTAACAGCCTCTATTCTTGGCGACAGGGGAACAGTTCCAGGCCCAGGACTGGCAGACACCTGCACACTGGGCGTGATGAGTCCCAGGTGCTGCAGGGTGAAGTTGACAATGGCTGAGCTGGGGTTCTGGATGGGAATGGGGTGGCTTGAAGTGAGAGCTGGGCTGTTCCTGACAGGTACAGCTGCCACAGAAGTTGGTGAGACCATTAGCTTCAAAGGTGTCACATGAAAAGAGGGAAAATTAACAGCAGTAAGTTCGGATGATGTCACAGGAATAACACCTGTAAAGAAAAAGGTGGAGAATATCTTAAAGGCACAGGCATTTGTCTGAGAAGCTTACAAGCTAAAGGAGACTTGAGACGGACCTGTGCTGGCCTGGTGTTTTGTGTACACTCACCTGTGATTGGGGAGCTGTAGATCCTGTGGTTTGGGGAAAGTGTACCTGTGTTTTCTTTAGTAGACAAAATGGACTCTGCCCCCAGGGATGAGCACTGGGTGAGAGGAATTAGGTATCCTGATGGGAACAAGGTCTAGAAAACAAGGAGGGTTTATTTTACACACAAATATAGGAAGAAAAATGGCCATGTGCCTCTTCGAGGACTAATAACCCTTGTGGTCTCATCAGACCAAAGCCTCCAATGGTATGGGCTATGGGTGGGCCGGCTACATGGCTCCTCAAAGACAATATCCCTTCCTCCCATCCCGACGCTTGTCCTGAATAATACAAGCCATGTGGTTATTGAATGCCATCCGCGGATTTGGGAAGTGTACTAAAGCTAGCACTGAGCCTGCCTAGGGGTAGGAATCCCCCAGCAACCCTCTCACAGTGACTTCCTAGGTCTTATTCTCAGACGTTTTGGATTGATGTGGTGCTGTCGGAACCAAGTTAATGCAGTTGGATACATAATGGCACTGCTGTGTTACTATCCAATTGTTCTTGAAATACATAGGATGGTTATTCCCCAACAGTATTCTGGGGACCCCAGTTCCAAGGGATGCCAGTGACACTACTTTAATCATGGTCAAATGTTTGGGAAATGCTGAATTAAACAAAGGCAATTGGTGTCTTCATCAGAAAATTTCTGGGGTACTTTAATGATGGCATGTCTTGTAAATCTCCAAGGGGCCTAACCAGCAGGTAGCATTTCTCAGACCATTTGGCAACTACATTTTTGTAGTATTGGTATTCCAAGacaacatttttaagaaatgttgaTTTAGAGAAGGGGCCAAGATAGAGATTTTGGCCAAACCATGGACTAAAATGCAGCCTCCTggcttttttgtaaaaaaaaaaattatattgggACACAGCCATTGCTCATTCATTTACGTATTGTCTAtagttgctttcctatatatatatatatatatatattacaatggcagagttgaatcAGTGTAGTAGggaccatatggcccacaaagccaaaaatatttactatctagtcCTTTATAGAAAAATCTTGCTGACCCCTAACTTACAACAAAGGAATTATACaactgaagatttttttctaGTATGTTAGGTTCTCACACTCTTACAATATACAAACTAAAGGGCAGGACACCAGAGTTAAAAGCTATAGGAAGAAAATAACTGATTAGTTCATATGAGAGACCTAACCATCAGGGAGCAAAAACTTTAGTCAATTCAGTTATATCCCCAAACAGATATGGCCAGTGTGTTGGGTTGTGTGTATCCCCCACCAGGCCTGCTAGATCATTGTACTGCACAAAAGAGAAAACCTATATGGGTGACTAAACTGCCTGAAAAGTCTGCTTCAGGTTTACCATGAGCAGGACTGGCAAAAGCTAAAAACAACTCTTGTAAACTGGGACCCCTCCTTTTGTCTCCCTCCAGATCTTTCTTCCTGCCCGTGTCAAAACAACAGTCTAAGCTTTGATGTAGGTCCTGTCTTTCCTTTGGGAACCGGTGAATTCAGAATCCACAAAGCTAagtaacttttcattttgtttcttagatGCTTGGTGCTGTTCTGTATTTTTACTAATAGGTTTCTTGAGCTGCAGGAATAGAATTTTTGACAGGTGGATTTAGTTGTTTTACAGATAGCTGCTCTTTGCTCCCGATCATACTTTCTTGTAGTACAAGTTATTCTGGTTGCTGGTTTAATTCTTTCAAATCTTCAGCAAAACCTAGAGTACgctaacaattattttttaatgttatgcaAACTACATTCATTACAAAACCTTTAAtgccaatttcttttttaaaaagaattagaacTTAAATTAGGAGGATGAATGAATGTGACATACTTCAACTTGCATGTCATCTCACGTAGTCTGTATTAGCCCTTTTACTGCCTCTTCCTATTATATCATTCTGTTTAATTTTCACTATAGTTCTTATCATTCACTACCTgatgtttgtgtttatttatatACTGTCTTCTCCTCTATCCCCAGAAGTGTAGATTCACAGTAAATGCTGTTCGGTGAATGACCATGaatctctcattttctttgttctgctcaGTCCATGCTAAAAAGAAATGGTCAAATGAAGTCATAGAGATGCAAAAAGAAGCAGGGGTACATGGAAAATCTATCCCCTGAAAACCCTAATCCTGAATAACTGAGCAACAGGAGACCATCATTAAATCATACCCATTGGCCCAAAGAGATTATGGACCTCCCAGAAAATCAAATTAAGCCAAAGCCTGTGATTTTCCCCTTAGCAGGTATGTTAAATGCAAAATGATACTATGCTAAGATAATAGATGTTTTGAAGGTTACCATGAGGCCATCCTCAGGGAAGATTTGACACACTCCAAAGCCTCCTTAATAACAACAGTTACAGATAGTACCCTTCAGGTCTTGTGGTGCCTTAAAAGGATCACAAACCCTGTATCATCATGTAATAAATTCACCTAGTTTCACAAAAACTGTAATATGGACTTGGGGCAGGTCCTCAAAAGCATCAGCACCAAACGCAGGTACTATCTGATTTGATCTGAGCACAGTGCTTCACACCTAGTAGTATATGATCAGGAAAAAAACTAGTGGAACAAATTCTTTATACACATGGAAAAATAACTTGAGTTAACAGAAGGGACAAAATGAGAGGTTAACTTCTGCCTCTGTGTTTAGTGATGTTTATTCAGTGATAATGTCTTTCCTATATAGTTGTCCTAAGGGaggaaaatgagataatgtatgtaaaagtgCCTAATACTTCTAATATCTGGTGTGTGTGGGCATCCAATAATGTTAATTCCTTCTGGAACTAAATTCCACCTAGGAAAAAAATGTCTAGAACATCAAAATCCCTAGAAACCAGTCTATCAATATACCTATAATTTGCGGTGGTAAGtatgatttttctatttacacaaaaaagaaattctggttTAAATTTTAGGTAGAAAGTAAAAACAGGGGGATGATTTATCTTTTAGGCAACAGGTACCAGTCACATGATATCaaacaaacatgactcagaaagcCAGAGTTACAGGAACCCTGTGTGCATCCATTCATTTGTGGTTACGTCTGCTTGTAAATTTTTTAATGCTGTCACGACAGGTGTTTGCATTCCAGCTTGTGAAAGAGAAATGGACTTACAACCACCCATGGTGCTTTAAAAAGAGAGCAAATAATCCTTTCCTCCTAAGGTTAAAAATGTCCCTGCCGTCACCTCAGTCTGGGGATTAGCTGTCTGGGGCCTTGTTTGGATTATGGGATGCTAAGGAACAGTTCCTTATCTTCTGAGAGACTGCTCTTTGCTCTGGTTCATTTCACAAGTCACTAAATTCTCCTCTAATCAACTGGGGAATTAATTCCTACAGCTTTGCACAGTTCAAGGCTGTACTTACTGCGGAgacattttcaactcctttgaggccctctttaaatttctttttggaaCTGCTCTCCTCAAATGTGCTTGCCCTCTTTGAGCCTCTTTCTCCAGCAGGTTCCCAGTCTCGGTTCTTTGCACCTTGTCTTTCCAGCAAGCTTCCAGGCCAGGTGGGGGCACTGGACTTTGCAGCATCATTGGCTGCCTTCTCGGTGGTGGCCTCTGTGGAGTCTTTCGATGTTGTGGCTTTAGAAGAGGGGGTGAGGCAGACTGTTGGGCTCAGGCCTTGGGGCGGTGTCATGGTTTGGGCTTGGGCAGGCTGCAAGTAGATGGCATAGGATGGGCCAGAAGGGGCCTGAGGTAGGATCACAGGCACTGCTGATGACAAGGGGCTGGGGATCAGTGGCACCATGCCCAGGGGCTGGATGAGGGACGGTCTCATCAGCTCCCACTCAGCATTTGCTGGGGATTCCAGAGGGTCCGCTGCTTTGCTAGGCCTAGACCTTGCTAGCTGTACTTTCACTTTCTGTTTGGGCTCACTGAAAGACAAGATTTAAAACATGACATGATAGAAACACATTTTCCCTAAGTGTTCTAGCACTTTAGATTGCTCCAGATTAGAACCATGCTTTTATGAAACTAGCAGATAGTTCCTGTAATGATTGCACAAGTTATAAAAAAGATTATCTCAAGGCTATTGCCTGTTCTTACATAAAATAAGTAATCCTAATGATGTAATGGAAAAGTAATTCATTCTGTTACTAAAGAGCATTGCCAACCTACCTTGATTGCTCTTCCAACTGCATTTTGCAAATAGCTGCAAGCTGAGCCATTTTACTTGGGAAGGGTGTAGAATTCTGAGAACTCTCAGCTGGTAAAAGAAAGGGAGGAGGCTGGTCAAAGCAAAAGAATAAATGCTCATACAGATGAAGCATCACTGAAGTCAAAAGGACAGACAACATGTACCTTCCCCCCAAATCACATAACTTATCACACAGCAATTAAATGATAAACCCCACAAATTACTTTTTACCCTTTAATTCATGCATAAGTTAGGTTTCAAGTGAGTTTGGGTATATGGATATTAAAACAATTCTTACAAGTACCTTAGGGATTAAGTAagctaaaaaaacacaaaaaacagatAAGAAAGAATTCTTAGCAGAGCCTGACATGATTAAAAACATACCTTTGTTAGTCTTGACAGGGCTGCTGGGAGCAGAATTTATCTTTCTCCGATCACTCTCTATGCTCTTTACCAATTTGATAAGAGAAGGGTGTCGAGTAAAGTTTGGTTTCCCACATGTGGAAAAGAGGTTTTTGGCACAGTTCTCTTTTGAAGACTGCTTGACTTCCAAATCAGAGGGGGAGAAAGGAATGACTGGGCTGAGACCTGAAAGAGAAGAGGGCAGTGTATTGAAACAAGGTGGTTTGGCTTCTTCTTGAAATATGACATCAAAATGTAGAGTTCTAAAAGGGTTTTAGGAATTCAAGTGCCAACAATATAGAACAGTGACTATGGGCCAGACATTGTTTTAAGGACTTTATACACAAAACCTTGTCTATCTTATTAAATGAATTCTGAGATAAGATTTCATACTTAAAACATCTCTGAAACCCACTGTATCTTCAAACTAGTGGTATGCAGTGTAATTGttactggattttctttttttccgacataaaaaattatgctttttctgacaaaataatattttataatcagtGGAGTCTTAATCTGATGAAATATGGTGACCCTCCCTgcatggactgaatatttgtgtctccccaaaattcatgtatTGAAACCAAATggccagtgtgatggtattaggaggtggggcctcagggaggtgcttaggtcatgagggcagagccgtCTTGAATAGGATTAGCCCTCTTATAAAAGAAACTCCACAGAGCTCCCTAGtctccttccaccatgtgagacGTCTAGAAGGCAGGATCTCACCAGATACCAATCCTGCTGGcaccatgatcttggacttcccagcct from the Manis javanica isolate MJ-LG chromosome 11, MJ_LKY, whole genome shotgun sequence genome contains:
- the E2F8 gene encoding transcription factor E2F8, with the protein product MENEKENLFFEPHKRGLMKTPLKESSAANIVLAEIQSDFGPLTTPTKPKEISQGEPWTPTANLKMLISAVSPEIRSRDQKRGLYDNRNGLPEAKDCLHEHLSGDEYEKSQPSRKEKSLGLLCHKFLARYPKYPNPAVNNDICLDEVAEELNVERRRIYDIVNVLESLHMVSRLAKNRYTWHGRHNLNKTLGTLKSVGEENKYAEQIMMIKKKEHEQEFDFSKSYSIEDHIIKSNTGQNGHPDVCFVELPGVEFRAASVNSRKDKSLRVMSQKFVMLFLVSSPQIVSLEIAAKILIGEDQVEDLNKSKFKTKIRRLYDIANILSSLDLIKKVHVTEERGRKPAFKWTGPEISLNPSGLSPVIPFSPSDLEVKQSSKENCAKNLFSTCGKPNFTRHPSLIKLVKSIESDRRKINSAPSSPVKTNKAESSQNSTPFPSKMAQLAAICKMQLEEQSSEPKQKVKVQLARSRPSKAADPLESPANAEWELMRPSLIQPLGMVPLIPSPLSSAVPVILPQAPSGPSYAIYLQPAQAQTMTPPQGLSPTVCLTPSSKATTSKDSTEATTEKAANDAAKSSAPTWPGSLLERQGAKNRDWEPAGERGSKRASTFEESSSKKKFKEGLKGVENVSATLFPSGYLIPLTQCSSLGAESILSTKENTGTLSPNHRIYSSPITGVIPVTSSELTAVNFPSFHVTPLKLMVSPTSVAAVPVRNSPALTSSHPIPIQNPSSAIVNFTLQHLGLITPSVQVSASPGPGTVPLSPRIEAVSVLPENAGTQQGRATRHDSPVPGQNQLSGQSVAMTGTQQPVPVTPKGSQLVAESFFRTPSGPMKPMGSSYMDFDGANQTSTGSLFVPQRKLEVSTEDVH